The sequence below is a genomic window from Synechococcus sp. PCC 7335.
TATCAAAGCTTGAGTATTAAAGCTTAAGAGTCGCCGCTAGGGTGCCAGGCTTACTGAGCCTACCAGTAGCATTAATGACAGTTGCCTGAATGATTTCACTGAATTACTCTGAACCGAGTTGGCCAGCCATAGTTGCTAATGGTGCGCTCTAATAAACCGCTAGCTCAGTCGCTATAAGAGCCAGCCTATGAGGAAACGTCGGCGTAAGAGGTGAAACATAGGAAAGATGAAGGATATTGCTAAACAGAATGCCTCTCAATCGATCACTGGGGCTCAGATCGCTGAAGATAGCGGGCTAATCGGTGGATATGCTTACCAAACGATTCGTAAGCAATCGAAGCAGGTGTTTAAGCTGCGATCGCTTGTCCTATCTGATAGTGATCCTGAAAATCTGCATCAAATGCGAGTGAGTACTCGGCGGCTGCGCTCGGCGCTTTTGCTATTTTCTGACACGATTGAGCTTGAAGGCACCACCCCGGCGAAGCTATCACGCTCAGTCGCCAAACTAACAAAGGCTCTGGGAAAGGTTCGTGATATCGATGTGATGCAGCAGTGGTTTGAACAGATGCTCGATACTGCTAATGATATCAAGGACAGTCAAACTCAGGATTCGGTTGCTGCTCTGGGCCATGCCTTTAGCAAGAAAGAAAAAAAGGTCATTCAGTCCTTGTTAAAAACACTGAAGAAACAGCGTAAAAAGCAGTTTTCTCGAATGGATTCCGCGCTAAATAGTTCTGCTTATAAGAAGCTGAGGAAGCAGTGCAAAGGCTGGACTAAGCAGCCTAAGTTCAGTCCGGCTGCAAAGCAATCAGCAGCTAGTAGTGCCATTCAAAGAATCGTTGAACCGCTTGCTGAACTTTTGCATCATCCCGGCTGGCAGGTTGCTACCAAACCAGCTACACAGACTACGGCAGAAATAGGCGCTACCCAGCGACAGATCCTTAAGCAGATATCACTTGATGAGCTGAATCAGCAGCTCAGTCAGTACGGCCAGCAGCTTCACGACCTACGTAAACAGATCAAAGGGGTGCGCTATCAAACTGAGTTTTTTCGAAGTTTGTACGGAATTCACTACGCGGCCCAAATCAGAGAGTTGCGATCGCTTCAGAATGTTCTAGGTCAGATACAAGATCAGCTAGTGGTCAGTGAATTTTTGACCCAAGAACTGGGATCGAACTGGGCTAGTAAACTGCCGACGCTCAACCAGACATTTCAGTCCGCTAGACTGGACCTATGGAGACAATGGCAGCCCCTACAAGAAAAGTATTTAGGGCTGCATCAACGCTCAGATGCTTCAACCAAGACTCAGCAAGAGACTGAGACGACTGTAGCCTAACTGCTAATTTTTAATGTCCATTCCATCCTATTTCTTGAGTCTTACTCCTAAGCTTCAGATTGCTTTGGTTTCAGGTTGTTTAAGCGTCAGCGCAAATCCTGCCACCATCATCGTTAGGGCGCCTGCTACCCAGAAGGGAAAGGAATAGCCGAAAGTAGTCACGAGCAGCCCTGAGATCGCGGGTCCTATCGCGTTTGAAATGCTTAGATACGATGCATTCAGTCCGAGCACTTCTCCCTGCTCTGCCTGGTTGCTGCGGGTCGATAAAATCGAATCAATTAGCGGCATTGGAAAGGCGTTCACCAATCCGAAGCATGCTAGCAGCAATGAGAAAGCCACTATGTTAGGTAGCGCAGGCATCAGCAAGAACAAAAAGCCTCTAGCAATCAGGGCGCCTACTAAGACATTGACTAGGGTAAAGCGTTTACGTAAGGGCTCTAGGGCAAATACTTGAGAAACAAAAGCTAAGATGCCAAAAGCTACAAATGCGATCGCCAGATTCTTAGCGTCTTGTCCGAGTACGTTGATAAAGAACGGCTGGAACGCAAAGGTGAAGATCGTAAATGTTGCCCCGTTGAGAAAGGTCATGAGTAAAATGCGGCCTATGACCGGGCGGCCTAACGCCGTAAAAAGGCTAACAAAGTCGAACTTCTTCGTAATTCTTTTTGTTGGTAGCGATCTAGTCGGCGTTGAGCCGGTAGAGGAGCTCTCTACTGTATCGGTTGTATCAATGCTCTGGTGATCGACTTGGGTTTCTTTTAGGAAGAAAAAGCACATAGCCGCAGCAACTAAGGCGATCGCCGCCGACACTAAAAAACTCATTCCCAAAGACGACACCTCTAAACCTCCAACTTGGATGGGCGGCGCTAGCTGCGCTAAATAGCTCATCGGTGGCCCAGCGACAAAGCCTAGACGAAACAGCCCGCTGTAAATCCCAAACGCCTGGGTGCGCTGCTCAGGCGTTGTGATATCACTAATCACCGCTTGAGCAACAGAGTTATTACCGCCGGTGAGTCCGTCGAAGATGCGAGCGCAAAAAAGCAGCCCAGGAACGCCTGCGATCGCTGCAAGTAAGTTAGAAATCACCGTACCTATCAGGCTAATGACTAATAGCGGCTTTCTTCCCCACCGATCAGAGAGCTGCCCTAGGATAGGCGTTCCGACAAACTGCGATAGCGAGTATGCCGTTGTCAGTAGACTTGCTTCAAAATCGCTCAGTCCGAACTGTTTGGCATAGGGATATAGTGTCGGGATGATAATGGTAAAGCTAACAGAATTGATAAATGCGATCAGAGCAACTATCCAAAACTGCAGCGGTAAGCGCGGCTTCTCATCCTTAGATTTGGAAGGCATATAGATATGAAATTAATATGGGCGATACTGGACTCGAACCAGTGACATCCTGCTTGTAAGGCAGGCGCTCTACCAACTGAGCTAATCGCCCGAAACTGTCACACTGCAACCGTGCTTCAGGATTTTGATAATAACAGGTCAAGGCCCCTTTTTGCACAAGAAAACGTTTACTGGTTCTTCGTTCCCTAATTTTGCGCTTACAGTGCTTGTGTACTATCAGGCTAATTCATGGCCATAGACTACAGATCTATGCCCTTTTGATCCTTCTACCAGATGCCCAAAGATAGCTCAGTAATGACACTCAAAGATAGCTTAGTGATAATTAGCTGCTAGATTGCTTTCTCTACTTGAACATCTTAAAGCTCTGCTACATAACCTAATCCCCTTCGTACAAAGATTACTTATGGCGATAGAAGCAATCCCTACAACGCCTTGACAGTAATCAATTCATTTGTATTACTAGAGGGCATTACCTTACAAGCTTACGAGTAACCTAATTATGCCCTCAGGCCGCACTCACGATCGGATCACGCTCTGGTGCTTACCTTTTGTGACTGTCAGCGCCTTTGGACTTACCTACAGTGTGCCGCTTACCGTGATCGTTTCACTCTCTTTCTTGGTGGGCGGATTTATGCTAGGCCCTGATCTAGACATTCGTTCTATTCAGTACGTTCGCTGGGGTCTATTACGCTGGATCTGGCTGCCCTATCAGATTACAATCAAACACCGCTCACAGCTTTCACATGGGCCTGTCATCGGTACCGCTCTAAGAGTAGCTTATCTAGCAGTGTGGCTATCCCTGTTTATGCTTATTGGCATAGGCCTTTTAAATATACTGTGGGATGCCCAAATTACATGGCAAACCTTAATCAGACCCTTTCGTCTGATGTTTGGGCAATATCTATCCGAATGGCTTGCCGTCGTGATTGGATTGGAAATTGGATCGATCAGTCACTCTATTAGCGATGTCTTCGGTAGCAAAATCAATAAAAGAAAGCGTAGAAGAAAGAGAAAGAATACTAGGAAAGACTAGTAGAAGAGCGAAGTAAGAAAGTTAAAATCTCTGTCTAAAGGGAGACGAAACCTTACAAGCACCGCAGCAACAGACAGATGAAGAACAGCAGAATAGAAAATGACTAAAGAGTAATAATTCTCTCGAAGTGGCTAAGGTAAAAGGTTCTATGAGTTTTGTTGTTCTACCGTGACTTGACACTCTTAGCAACAAGAATTAACTTTATGTCCATGGTAGTGAAGCTGTTCTTTCGCAAGCGATAACGAGTAGTATCCTCAAGATTATGGTGTCGATGCTACTAGTATCACTCTATGGAGTGTAGCTGTGGGGTATAGCACCGTCAATCTAACGCCATCGATTTAAGGTTTTGTCAAACTAGGAGGAATTACAGTAATGAGATTCAAGTATTTGGTGGCAGTAGTGGCTGCTTCTATGCTCGGTCTAACTACGCTAAGCGGCTGTAATACTGACGTGCCCGAAGCTGTCGATGATGCTGTAGAAGACACAGGCGAAGCTATCGAAGATGCGGGTGAAGCAACAGATGAAGCCGTTGACGATGCAGTCGAAGCAACAGACGAAGCTATTGAAGATACAGGTGAAGCTGTTGATGGAGCTGCTGAAACAACGGATGAAGCTGTTGATGAAGCCGCTGAAGACGTGGATGAAGCCGTTGAATAGATGGAATGCTGATTCTAGCAGCCTGCTATCTAGTCTAGTATTTTGTATGCAGCGAAAGAGAAAGATAGAGCTTACCGTTCAGTGATCGAACTTTATTGTTTCTACTTGTACTAGATTCGGCTCTTTTCTTAAGTCTTCGTTCAACGAATCGAACACACTGTTTTAGTAGCGTCTACCTACAAGGATAGATCTCCACTAAAGCCAGTTGGTCCCAGCTCAAAATAACCTATCTATTAGACCTTAATTTAGGAGTTCAAAATGAAAGTTAAATACCTAGCTGCTGTAGCTGCTGCTTCTGTTCTCGGTCTTGGTACGCTCGCTAGCTGTACACCAGACACAACTGTTGAAACTGATTCAGTTGAAGAGGTAGAGACTGATGAAATTGATGAGGTAGAAGTCGATCCGTGTGCGGCTGACCCATGTGCTGCCGATCCTTGCGCGGCTGAGTAAGTCCCTTGAGGTTGACAGGCTATTTGCTTTAGCTTCTCTTTACCTGACTGTCTGATTTGCTCAGCTAACTGCTGAGCTTAGCCTTGCACTAATATTTTGGATTAACGGAGTCCCTGGTCTTTGGCTAGGGACTCTGTTTCTGTCTGCAGTGTCTGATTGATAGCGATTATTCTGTGCTCTGAATAATCAAAGCTATAGAAATTTTCTTCTATAGCTTTGATTACTTACAGCTTTTGCCACTTAGCTCTGCGCATCTTCTTTCTAGGGCTGAAACCCTTGATGCACGAGGAGCTAAGTGGTTGTCAATGACCGTAGGTTTTGCCTTCTCGCAGAGTATGCATCGGACCATTGCTATAGTTTGGGGCACTTGCAACAACTAGACCCTTATATGTACAAGCGGCCTAAGTGATACGCAAGCATCGTAGGTGTAGATTTCTTGTAGAGTATGCAATCTGAAGCTTGCTATATAGCCATCCCTTACCTTGCGCCTTGTAAGCTAGATTTGTACGCTAACCATATATCTTGTTACCTACGCGTAAAGCTTATGAATATTGCATTTGTAGGACTCGGGACAATGGGCACGCCGATGGCGTTGAACCTGCTAAAAGCAGGATATCAAGTTACTGTGCATAATCGTACTCGAGAGAAGGAGCAGCCTTTGGTAGCAGCAGGTGCGATCGCTGCCTCTACTCCGCAGTCTGCTGCTATTAGTGCTGATATCATCATTGTTTGTGTCAGTGACACCCCTGATGTAGAAGCCGTTGTCCTCGGAGAATCAGGCATCATCGAAGGCGCACAGTCTGGTGCTCTAGTCATTGATATGTCTACAATCAGTCCGAGTGTGACTGGTGATATCGCAGCTCAGCTGGCCCAGAAAAACATCCGCATGATAGATGCGCCTGTTTCTGGGGGTTCAGAAGGCGCTCATAAAGGGACACTATCAATCATGATTGGCGGCGAAGTAGAAGATGTCGAGAAAGCTAGACCTGTTCTATCGGCGATGGGCGACACAATTACGCACGTTGGCGCGATTGGTGCAGGACAAACCACAAAAGCCATCAATCAAATTATCGTAGCTGGCACCTACTGGTCTGTCGCCGAAGGGATCACGCTAGGTCTAAAGGCTGGCTTGGATATGGAGAAAGTCGTTCGGGCGGTGGGTAGCGGTGCGGCCAGCTCTTGGGGACTGACAAACCGTTCTAGCAATATGATTGACAACGAATATCCGCTGGGCTTTCGAGTTCGGCTGCATCAAAAGGATCTAAAGATTGCGCTAGAAGCCGCACGTGAACTGGGATTGCCGTTACCTGTAGCAGCCTATGTCGAACAGGTAGAGACTGGCCTAATGGCTAAAGGCTATGGCGATGAGGATATCTCAGCAGTGGCCCGAGCTGTTAGGGATTCAGGGGCAGTCAAATAGTCTATCGCCTAACGGTGTAGCCTACTTCGTCACAATTTGTGCTATTCCATTTATTGCCTATCGACTTGGTTTCCTGCCGATAGTGGTGATGTACAAAACAGCCTCTTCTGCTGGAATGCTTAGCAGTTCATTCACCTGATCATCAAAGAATCCAGCGATACCACTAACACCAATTTGCCTGCGGGTAGCGGCTAAATTGAGCCTTTGGCCTAGGTGTCCGGCGTCCATGTGTAAGTAGCGGTATACTCTGTCTCCGTATTTCGCGATCGCCTGCGCTAGATCTGCGGTATGAAATATCACCGCGCCCGCGTCTCGCCCTAAATCTTGGCCCAAGCATAGGAAATGAAGGTCTTTATAGAACTGGTTAAACCGAATCTGGCGTAGCTCTTCAGCATGCGGAGCGTAGTAGTAACAGCCAGGCTCTAGTCCATCTACATTTGAGATGGCAATGAAAGTTTCAATCAAGCTTAGATCAAAGTAGTCAGGGCAGGTGTCAAACGTTTGCTGCTGGTAGTGTTCTGGATGGTAAGTAAAGTCAAGCAAGGCGAACAAGTCGGCCTTTTGTAAGGGGGCTTGGGTATAGCGCCGAGTCGAGCGCCGAGTTAGCAGGGCCTGCTCTAGTTCTGTAAGATGCTCCCCCCAGTCGATGGGCAGTGTCTTGGTCGAAGCCGCGATGTCGAAAGGAAAATTGTACTTATCAGCGGATGCCTGATTGATTGATGGCGTTTTAGTATCGGTAGACTCATTGTCGTATGGTTTGGCAGTATCTTCTAAGTCGGGTTTATCTAGGTTATCCGTATCAATAGGCGCTGTGTCTGGCGCCGCTGCTGAAGCGGATTCCCCTGGAAAGATGGGCGTACTAAGATCTTGTTGTTGCTGTTGGCTAAACCCAGAATCACTGGAGATTAGGGTGTGTTGGTGAAGATAGCTAAGTAGCTGGCCATCAGAGAGCGCAGCAACATCAGTGTGAATAGGACCCGGAAGAGTACTGCGGGCACGAGGCAGGTTTTGTTCTATTTTGAAGAGATCTGCTAGGGCTAGTATGGCGATCGCGCTTTCTACTTCACTATTCAAGTAAAGCAGTTGATTCATTAGCTCATCGGCGAACCCACCAATCAAATGAGGTCGATAGTCGCAGAGCGTTCCAGCAATCTCTAAATTGCCTAGTAGATGCCCCGCATCTAAAAGCACCCGGCGATAGGCCCGGTCATGATAGCGCCAGGCTGAGCGCTGGAAAATAGTGGTGACGACTAACGCAAGCTGTGTCGTTTCTAGCGATGGATGCCAAAAGCATGCCGCCTGTAAATCCTGCCAAGGGTAATCATCCCAAAAGCGCCATAAAGAATGTGTACGCACCTGATAGTTATACAATCCAGCAGGTAACAGTGGCGTCCCTTTTGAGACCAGATACAGTTCTGCTGGGTATAGGCCGCCGGCCGAAGGCGCAGAGCGCAAATACATTGGCTCACCCGAAAAGGTCATCACCTTTGCTGTGAGACCATAGCTATCAATTAACAGCCGCGAGAGCCTTTGCCATTGATACCAAGACTGATCTGCAGACTCTAGTTGACTTCTAGAAGCCTTATCTTTTGTGTCCTTTTCTTCGGGGTGCTTTCCTAAGTACGGCTTTAGGTCAATGCTGTGACCAATTTTGTAGTCTTTGTAGGGAACAGGCTGCTGAGACCAGTCTAAACCGCTACTTTGGCTTTTAGCGGCAAGCGTTTCAGGATAGTACTTAGTGCGTTGATGGTAGTGCTGGGCGATGGAAACATCTGCCATGGAAAAGCGTTTTGGTGGCGGCTATTTTTTGATAATTGTAACGGGTTTGGCGTGTTCTCCTTGATCGAATCAACGTCAGCGGTCAAAGAATCTGCTACCCTGACGATTCGGGTAAGATGCTAGTAAATACCGCGACTAGCCTGCTCGGCGGGTGGATCAAAAGAAACCATTCAAAAGCAAACCATTGGCTATGTCCACAAGAGGTCACCTATGCAGGGGAATCAAAAAACAGGACGGTTGATGATGTCGAGTAGTCGTTGGCTAGTTAGCTGGCTGATGCTGGTAGGAATTACCCCTGCCTACTGGGTCTGGGCACAGCCCAAACCTCTCTATGCTCAAACTGCCCCCCTGCCTGCTAATCCTAGCCCTACTGCGCCTGCTCCTATACCCGAGTCGCCGGTTAATCCGCTTACTCTCGAACAGCAGCGCAGCGCAGAAAATACGCTTGAGCGCGCCTATGCACTGCTCTCAATCACCATTGGCGCATTAGTCATCGTTCTAGGGGGTGGCCTGCTAACGCTGTGGCTACTCCGACGGTCGGTTATCAACGAGGTGGCTACTGTTGTGCGCACTCAACTCAATGAGATGACTGAGCTAGAGAATAAGGTATACAACGCTACTCGTAGCCTTAATCGCGTTCTAGCAGAAGCAGACGACTTGTCAGGAGAATTACAAGGCCGATCTAGTAATTTCCAAAGGGAAATCGCTGAGCAAAGAGACATTTTGTACGCTCTAGTTGAAGACCTAAACACCTTCAAGGTGCAAACTGCCAAGAATTGGGAGCAGCAGATAGAAGAGGTCAATGGCAAGCTAGAAGCAACGGTAACGGATTTTGACCAAGCTGCGATCGCCTTACGCGAGCAAACCAAACATCGGCTAGAAGGACTGAAAACCGAAGCTGAAGTTGAAGGACAGCGCATTCTGCAACGCTTCACGACTTCGGAGGCAGAATTTTCTCGTCACATTGGCGTGATCAAAGAAGAAACCCAGCGCCGCAAGAGTGCTTTTTTTGACGAGCTAGATCGAAAAGAGTCCGTTCTATCAGACCAGATGGGTAGTGTGCAGGCCGAGACCCTGGCAGAACAAGACCGTATACTCGCTGCACTTAGTCAGGCAAGCAATGATTTTGGTCCAAAGCTCTCAGAAGTAGAAGCGGCTGCTAAAGCTCAAATCGAAGAGCAGAGAGATCTCTCTATAGAACAGCTAAAGGCATCCGAAACGAGTGTTTCAGAGAGTTTAGAAGAAATTCAGGCTAGTGCGCTTGGACACAAGGATTTAGCACTGCAAAATATTCAACGCTCTACCGAAGAATTACAGCAGCAGTTCAACACTATTCGCAATGAAGTAGCAGCACGTAAAGCTGACATGATGCAGAGCTTTCGTCAGTCCGCCGATGGCTTTCTCGCTCAGTTCGCTACGCTAAAAGCTGATGTAGAAGGGCGCAAAGGCACTTTGCTAGGAGATATGGACCGGATTGCTAGTGACTTTCAAAGTCAAATTTCTGAGCTGCAAGCGGGGGTTAGCGAAGAGCGCAAGCATACAATTATGCAGCTGCAATCTACTGCCGACGGCTTTCGAGCGCAACTAGCCAATATGAGCGGTGATATAGACACTCGTAGGTCGCAGCTATACACTGAGCTTTCTGAAACTGCCCGAACCTTTGCCAATCAGCTAACGGAGCTACAAGCCGATCTCGGTGAAGAGCGTAGTCAAACCCTCGAAGTAGTTCAGAAGCTGCAGGAAGAATTTACTCAAGAAATGGACGCGCTACAGTCAGGCATCAGCAGTGAGAAGGAACAGTTGATGCGATCGCTCTTGGAAGTAGAGAACAGCTTCAACGGTGAACTCTCTAGCGTTCGTAACGCTGTTTTTGGTAGGCGCGATGTCATTATCAGTAAACTAAATAGCTTTGATGCCAGGCTAGGCGAACAAATTGGTGAACTTGCTGAAGCTGCTGCCAATCGACAGCAATCTGCTCAAGAGAGACTAGAACAGATAGAAGAGAAGTTTAGTGAGAATCTAAAAGCTTTACAAGGTGGTCTAAATGACAAACAGTCACAGGCTATTGACGAGATTGTGAGTGTGAAAGACGAGATCCAAGCAAAGCTGAGCAAGCTACAGACAGAGGCTGAAAGTGAGAAGCAGCAGATTATGAAGGAGCTAGGTAGGATTGCCCCTGACTATGTCGCTGACTCGTTTATGAGTACCTCGCAAAAGCAGCTCGGGGAGCTTACAGAGAAAATAAATCGACTAGAAGATAACCGACCTGAGCTATTTCTAACTGCAGATGAATTTATTGAAGAAGGCGATCAGCAGCTAGCTAATAAACAATACGAAGCGGCTCTAAGTGCCTATGACCGGGCGTTAGACGTTCAGCCATCTAACGCAGAACTGTGGTTTAGCCGTAGTAAAGTTTTGTTGGAGTTAGATAGAAAAGAAGAGGCTCTCGCTGCGCTAGATGAAGTCACCAAACTTACCCCTAGTAGAATTGAAGCCTGGTATCAGAAAGGACGTTTGCTTCGTGAGCTACGCCAGTATCAATCTGCTTTAGAAGCGTTTGAACAAGCAATAGAACAAGATCCTATTGATGCTAGAGTCTGGTTGAACAAAGGGATGACATTGAGCCGATTACGGAAAAGAGAAGAGGCGATCGCCGCTTTTGATCGCGCTTTAGATATAAACCCTGACTATCACGAAGCTTGGGTCAATCGGGGCGTTGCTTTCGGGATATTACAAGCTCATGACAAAGCTTTTGAATCTTTTGACATGGCTGTGACGTTACAGGCTAATGATGCTGTAGCCTGGCTCAATCGTGGACTGGCCCTAACAGAGTTAGAGCGATACGAAGAAGCCGTAGCCTCTTTTGAAAAAGCTACTAGGTTTAATCCAAAATTAGCTAAAGCTTGGGATAATCGCGGCTACGTATTGATGCGATTAGGTAGGGATTTAGATGCTCTAAAGAGCTTCGACAAGGCTATTGCGGTCAATCCAAATTACGCTAAGGCTTACTACAACAGGGCTCTTTGCTATGCTCTACAAAGAGACAACGACCTGGCTTTAGAAAATCTCCAGCAGGCGGTTCGCTTAGAACCTAGCTATAAACAAGAAGCACTTGCCGATGAGATCTTCGAAGAGATTTGGAGTGACGACTGGTTCAAGGAACTAGTAAGCTGACATTGACTCGTGGGATGATCTTCTCAAAAGAAGTGTCAATTAGCTTCTAGTTTTGACTAGCTCTTAGCTTCGATCATCGCAAGGGGGGAATGGCGATCGCCACTTTGCTTCGCACTCTCCTCGTTTCGGAGGCCCTTCAGCCGTGACACATGGTTGCAGAAGTAAATGTAAAGAGAAAAAGGGGTCAGCTGACGTACATAGTCACAGCTTGCAGTGTGATAGACAAGGCAACATAGCGCTCAGTTTTTACTATTATCAAAGGTTGCAACCCCGATACCGAAGGCTGCAACCTTTGACTTAACATAGCTAAGCGCTTAGAAACCTACTCAACAGTGAAGCTTGGCTCTACTCAAGAGGCTCAGTAGGAGGAATCTCCTCGACAGGAGGAACTCCAGCGGGAGGCACTCCCTCACCAGGTACCTCCTCGACAGGGGGAACGCCCTCAGTAGGAGGCGCTACTTCACCAGGCATCTCCTCAGCAGGCGGCTCACCCGTCAAAGAAGGGGGTAAGAGTACCGCATCAATAGCGTGAATAACTCCGTTGCTAGTCACCATATCTGGGCTGACAACGTTAGCGCCATTGACTGTGACACCCATATCATCTGCAACTAGGTCTAGGTCACTTTCTTCGATACTAGTGACTGTTCCAGTCTGAATTTGATCAGAAGTAATCGCGCCCGGAACAACATGGTAGGCCAACACCTGAGTCAAAGTGCCTTTGTTTTCAGGTAATAGCAGTTGATCTAGTGCGCCAGGTGGTAGCGCTTCAAACGCCTCATTAGTAGGTGCAAAAACCGTGAAGGGCCCTTCACTACTAAGTGCCTCTTCAAGCCCAGCGGCCTGAACAGCAGATACTAGTGTGCTAAAAGAGTCGCTATCAATAGCAGCATCTACAATTGTTCCATCTGTTGCTTCGCCTTCGACTCCTGGATCTCCTGGCATTTCAGTAGGCGCCTCGGAGACCTCGTCGGATGGTGTATCACAGGCTACCGCTACAGGCAGAATCATTAAAGCTGCGGCGAGGCCAGCCAATCGGTTGAAAGGCAGGGTCAGTTTAGAAAAACGCATAGTTCTCCTCAAGATAGGAAAAAATTAAATTGGACCAAATGTCTTAGTTCTTGGGTTAGCGCGTAAGTCCTTTGAAGATAAACAACGCAGGGCTCGTCTCTAGGGCGTTGTTTTTAGGACGATTAAGTAACTGTTGTGATTATTGTAGAGTCAAAATTCGGAATTTACCTAGACTCTTGATTACAGAATTGTAATTTTACTTACGAAAGTTTCACGCGAGGAAAAGTTTTTTAATGCGATCGCTTTCGAATTTTCCGATTTGAAATGCTGATGCACATTGATGAAAAGAGACTGTTGGAGTAATTAGTATATAGAGGCTGATACTGCTGTTATATGTTGTTGATAGATAGGTCGTCTTTGGTATTCATCACCGTAATGGGGATAGTGTCTACCTGGTGAAAAGCTTAAGACACTTAGTTTTGGCATACTGGGTATTGGCATACTGGCCAGGTACGACAGAATCACAAAAGACTTTCTTCAAACAACATAAAAAGCCTGCACTAAATCCGCACGAAATAGTCCCATTCCGGCTGATTCCTACTTGACACTTATCGCCCTACAGGCTAAATTCGCAGGAGTTACGTCGGAAAAAGCCGCAAAGAAGTCAAAGTAAGACACTAGACGCTCAAACTAGATGAACGCCCAGCAACCCACACGCTACGTCTTTAATAACAGCCTAAGCGGGCTGCTACTGCTGCGCGGGCGCGCATCATACTATCCTTCTTCCTACTAAAAATATTTCGCTAGTCTTGGTAGCTACCACAATTCGCAGAGTTCTGCTTTTGTGACATCTATCGCCGAAGGCCAAGTGTGGGTGTTATCACCGCTAAAAAGGCTTATAGACCCGTAGCAAAAGCAAAAGAGTAGAGGCGGACTTTCTTACAGCCTCTGTACGTGGATTATGTCTGCGCGTAGCTCAGCATTTGTAAAAGATGAGAAGATTTTGCGAGTAGCCTACTGTTCAACGTTGGCCGTAAGTGCTATACACGTATCCCCAAAAGCTCTAGTAAGAGAGCTCACCTCAAACAAACATTCCCTTGCCACGACATTAATTATGAAAACCTTCGTTCTCTTACTTCTTAGTCTGCGACTACCACAGGGCTGTCAGATTCAACGCTGGCATCCTGACAGCCCTGACCTATCCCATATGCCAAACAGCGAAATAAAAACGCAAAAATACAAACCACCCTAAGTCATCCAAAACCAACAATGTTGAACAACCCTTCCGATAAATACGCTGCCTTTGCGCCGATTGATCTTTTTAGTCGCACCTGGCCAGACCAAACGATTACGACTC
It includes:
- a CDS encoding tetratricopeptide repeat protein, with the translated sequence MQGNQKTGRLMMSSSRWLVSWLMLVGITPAYWVWAQPKPLYAQTAPLPANPSPTAPAPIPESPVNPLTLEQQRSAENTLERAYALLSITIGALVIVLGGGLLTLWLLRRSVINEVATVVRTQLNEMTELENKVYNATRSLNRVLAEADDLSGELQGRSSNFQREIAEQRDILYALVEDLNTFKVQTAKNWEQQIEEVNGKLEATVTDFDQAAIALREQTKHRLEGLKTEAEVEGQRILQRFTTSEAEFSRHIGVIKEETQRRKSAFFDELDRKESVLSDQMGSVQAETLAEQDRILAALSQASNDFGPKLSEVEAAAKAQIEEQRDLSIEQLKASETSVSESLEEIQASALGHKDLALQNIQRSTEELQQQFNTIRNEVAARKADMMQSFRQSADGFLAQFATLKADVEGRKGTLLGDMDRIASDFQSQISELQAGVSEERKHTIMQLQSTADGFRAQLANMSGDIDTRRSQLYTELSETARTFANQLTELQADLGEERSQTLEVVQKLQEEFTQEMDALQSGISSEKEQLMRSLLEVENSFNGELSSVRNAVFGRRDVIISKLNSFDARLGEQIGELAEAAANRQQSAQERLEQIEEKFSENLKALQGGLNDKQSQAIDEIVSVKDEIQAKLSKLQTEAESEKQQIMKELGRIAPDYVADSFMSTSQKQLGELTEKINRLEDNRPELFLTADEFIEEGDQQLANKQYEAALSAYDRALDVQPSNAELWFSRSKVLLELDRKEEALAALDEVTKLTPSRIEAWYQKGRLLRELRQYQSALEAFEQAIEQDPIDARVWLNKGMTLSRLRKREEAIAAFDRALDINPDYHEAWVNRGVAFGILQAHDKAFESFDMAVTLQANDAVAWLNRGLALTELERYEEAVASFEKATRFNPKLAKAWDNRGYVLMRLGRDLDALKSFDKAIAVNPNYAKAYYNRALCYALQRDNDLALENLQQAVRLEPSYKQEALADEIFEEIWSDDWFKELVS
- a CDS encoding fasciclin domain-containing protein, whose translation is MRFSKLTLPFNRLAGLAAALMILPVAVACDTPSDEVSEAPTEMPGDPGVEGEATDGTIVDAAIDSDSFSTLVSAVQAAGLEEALSSEGPFTVFAPTNEAFEALPPGALDQLLLPENKGTLTQVLAYHVVPGAITSDQIQTGTVTSIEESDLDLVADDMGVTVNGANVVSPDMVTSNGVIHAIDAVLLPPSLTGEPPAEEMPGEVAPPTEGVPPVEEVPGEGVPPAGVPPVEEIPPTEPLE